The Mycolicibacterium fluoranthenivorans genome has a window encoding:
- a CDS encoding fatty acid desaturase family protein encodes MAVTDVPVFAHLTDTDVENLGIELDAIRQDIEDSRGGCDARYIRRTIAAQRALDVAGRVMLAASSKRAAWWAGTVTLGVAKIIENMEIGHNVMHGQWDWMNDPEIHSSSWEWDMGGASKHWRFTHNFMHHKYTNILGMDDDVGFGLLRVTRDQSWKPFNILNLIYNTMLATLFEWGVGLQHLELGKIFKGRANRNATLVRVREFGIKAGHQLAKDYLVWPALTSLSPGATFKSTLTATAVANVIRNVWANAVIFCGHFPDGAEKFTKTDLVGESRGQWYLRQMLGSANFENGPVLRFMSGNLCHQIEHHLYPDLPSNRLYEISIRVRAVCEKYDLPYTTGSFLLQYGKTWRTIAKLSLPEKFLKDTADNAPETRSERMFAELEGYGVIDPATGRRRGLKTAIDTVRRSSRRRLKRGSHGA; translated from the coding sequence ATGGCAGTTACCGACGTTCCCGTGTTCGCGCATCTCACCGACACCGATGTCGAGAATCTGGGCATCGAACTCGATGCGATCCGTCAGGACATCGAAGACTCCCGTGGCGGGTGCGATGCGCGCTATATCCGCCGTACCATCGCGGCGCAGCGTGCGCTCGACGTCGCCGGTCGCGTTATGCTCGCGGCAAGTTCCAAGCGCGCCGCATGGTGGGCGGGCACCGTCACCCTGGGCGTGGCCAAGATCATCGAGAACATGGAGATCGGCCACAACGTCATGCACGGCCAGTGGGATTGGATGAACGATCCCGAGATCCACTCCTCGTCGTGGGAGTGGGACATGGGTGGCGCGTCCAAGCACTGGCGGTTCACCCACAACTTCATGCACCACAAGTACACCAACATCCTCGGCATGGATGACGACGTTGGGTTCGGGTTGCTGCGCGTCACGAGGGATCAGTCGTGGAAGCCGTTCAACATTCTGAACCTGATCTACAACACCATGCTGGCCACGTTGTTCGAATGGGGTGTGGGGCTGCAGCACCTGGAGCTCGGCAAGATCTTCAAGGGCCGCGCCAACCGCAACGCCACGCTCGTCCGCGTCCGTGAGTTCGGTATCAAGGCTGGGCATCAGCTGGCCAAGGACTATCTGGTGTGGCCCGCGCTGACGTCGCTGTCACCCGGTGCGACCTTCAAGTCAACCTTGACGGCCACTGCGGTGGCCAATGTCATCCGCAACGTGTGGGCCAACGCGGTGATCTTCTGCGGTCATTTCCCCGATGGGGCAGAGAAGTTCACGAAGACCGACCTGGTCGGTGAGAGCCGCGGCCAGTGGTACCTGCGGCAGATGCTGGGCAGTGCCAACTTCGAGAACGGACCGGTGCTGCGCTTCATGAGCGGAAACCTGTGTCACCAGATCGAGCACCACCTGTATCCGGACCTGCCGAGCAACCGGCTCTACGAGATCTCGATCCGGGTGCGGGCGGTGTGCGAGAAGTACGACCTGCCCTACACCACGGGATCATTTCTGCTGCAGTACGGCAAGACGTGGCGCACCATCGCCAAGCTGTCGCTGCCGGAGAAGTTCCTGAAGGACACAGCCGACAATGCACCCGAGACCCGCAGCGAGCGGATGTTCGCCGAGCTCGAAGGCTACGGGGTCATCGATCCCGCGACCGGGCGCCGCCGTGGCCTGAAGACCGCGATCGACACCGTGCGCCGATCGAGCAGGAGGCGCCTGAAGCGAGGATCGCACGGCGCCTGA
- a CDS encoding alpha/beta hydrolase — protein MMNIAPISVDVDDIVLSGIYVKPENRPRALIVALHGGSVTSRIYDQRIPGDSSYLDLAAQLGFAAVAVDRPGYGASSGISPEKTCFDEQIAILRTAIADLWARIGGESAGVVLTGNSIGGMLALCLAAENGNFPLLGVSVHSAGYNWIPGFATELQGRMDREASTHIDPRGRSTVVFGPEWTWPPQTAQSLLETSAPAPVGELHDALQWPQRLDRVAGSISVPVRVAIAEYDDRWSSTPPDLRALQELFTTAALVEVRRQRFAGHQLSANYAARAFYLHELAFAEECRLAAVTSAFGPLPHRPAS, from the coding sequence ATGATGAACATCGCCCCGATCTCGGTCGACGTCGATGACATCGTGTTATCAGGAATCTACGTCAAACCGGAAAATCGGCCGCGTGCACTGATTGTTGCGCTGCACGGTGGCTCAGTAACGTCTCGAATCTACGATCAACGCATCCCAGGTGATTCTTCATACTTGGATCTGGCTGCACAACTGGGCTTCGCCGCAGTCGCGGTCGATCGGCCAGGATATGGAGCAAGTTCCGGAATCAGCCCAGAAAAAACCTGCTTCGACGAACAGATCGCCATCCTGCGGACTGCCATCGCAGACCTCTGGGCTCGGATCGGCGGCGAGAGCGCTGGGGTTGTCCTCACCGGAAACTCGATCGGCGGAATGCTGGCACTGTGCCTTGCAGCGGAGAACGGCAACTTCCCGCTGCTCGGAGTCAGCGTCCATAGCGCGGGCTACAACTGGATTCCCGGCTTCGCTACGGAACTCCAAGGCCGCATGGATCGCGAAGCGTCGACCCATATCGATCCCCGTGGTCGGAGCACCGTCGTCTTCGGCCCCGAATGGACGTGGCCGCCGCAGACTGCACAATCGTTGCTCGAGACTTCGGCGCCAGCCCCTGTCGGGGAACTACATGACGCGCTTCAATGGCCGCAACGACTCGACCGGGTCGCCGGATCGATCTCGGTTCCCGTGCGAGTCGCGATCGCGGAATACGACGACCGGTGGTCGTCGACGCCGCCAGACCTGCGGGCATTGCAGGAACTCTTCACCACGGCAGCGCTGGTCGAGGTTCGCCGGCAACGTTTCGCAGGCCATCAGCTGAGCGCAAACTATGCCGCCCGCGCTTTCTACCTTCACGAGCTTGCCTTCGCCGAAGAATGCCGCCTTGCCGCTGTCACCTCTGCATTTGGTCCGCTACCGCATCGGCCCGCCTCATAG
- a CDS encoding alpha/beta fold hydrolase, which yields MTSHALLENTVSVAGNPIFYVESGTGTPVVLLHGGGPGASGVSNYSRNIDALAQHFRVIVPDLPGYGRSTKNFDHSDPFGYLATMIRGLLHQLDVDTAHLVGNSYGGAAALRLALDTPNRVGKLVLMGPGGIGTTRALPTAGLKSLFAYYGGEGPSREKLASFVRTYLVYDGAAVPDELIEQRYLASIDPAVVAAPPLRRPSGPTALRTLWRMDLTRDQRLKTLPNPTLVLWGRDDKVNRPHGGPTLLNTLPNAELVMTSHTGHWMQWERAALFNRLVTDFLQPDSTLARG from the coding sequence ATGACAAGCCACGCACTCCTCGAGAACACCGTCTCCGTGGCGGGCAACCCGATCTTCTACGTGGAGTCCGGCACCGGAACGCCGGTGGTCCTGCTTCATGGCGGTGGACCAGGGGCGTCGGGAGTGTCGAACTATTCACGCAACATTGACGCACTCGCACAGCACTTCCGGGTCATCGTTCCCGACCTGCCCGGATATGGCCGCTCGACCAAGAACTTCGACCATTCCGACCCGTTCGGTTACCTCGCAACAATGATCCGGGGCCTGCTGCACCAACTCGACGTCGACACAGCACATCTGGTCGGCAACTCCTATGGCGGCGCGGCAGCCTTGCGTCTTGCGCTCGACACACCCAACCGTGTCGGAAAGCTGGTTCTGATGGGCCCCGGCGGGATAGGCACGACTCGCGCCCTCCCGACGGCCGGCCTCAAAAGCCTGTTCGCGTACTACGGGGGCGAAGGGCCCAGCCGCGAGAAGCTTGCGTCGTTCGTCCGCACCTACCTCGTGTACGACGGGGCCGCAGTTCCCGATGAACTCATCGAACAGCGCTACCTGGCCTCCATCGACCCCGCTGTGGTGGCAGCGCCTCCACTTCGGCGCCCGTCGGGGCCAACGGCGTTGCGCACCCTTTGGCGGATGGACCTCACCCGTGACCAGCGGCTGAAGACTCTGCCAAACCCGACGCTGGTGTTGTGGGGCCGCGACGACAAGGTCAACCGACCCCACGGTGGGCCCACGCTGCTCAACACCCTGCCCAACGCAGAACTGGTGATGACCTCCCACACCGGCCACTGGATGCAGTGGGAACGCGCAGCGCTCTTCAATCGACTGGTCACCGACTTCCTGCAGCCCGACTCGACGCTGGCTCGGGGGTGA
- a CDS encoding VOC family protein, giving the protein MTRNLTPSQSIFGDVHLGYVVIETQRFADWRRFGRDAVGLQVDETLSDTMRFRLDDHGCRFLLQRGPAEDVTALGWELDDHDVFDAVAARITAHGVALTEGGAEDAVLRGVERLARFPGPNGLMQEIYTRPHVSHTAPVLLAKEGFVTGESGLGHVAIVSKHPHQMHGYYRTVFDARLSDYIDETISGLKFKIRFLRVNERHHSVAIASVNRLPIKPIRTRIQHVNIQVTALDDMVAAYQRMAENGFGVALSIGQHTNDKELSFYAVTPSGFEWEVGWNPIVIDDEDAWEPTTHQGISIWGHTAHGQTICDKLAQFKIGAQSLVQREDTIPALSEGIPDY; this is encoded by the coding sequence GTGACCCGCAACCTCACCCCGTCGCAGTCGATATTCGGTGATGTCCATCTCGGTTACGTCGTCATCGAAACGCAGCGATTCGCCGACTGGCGCAGATTCGGACGCGATGCTGTCGGCTTACAGGTAGACGAAACACTGTCCGACACCATGCGCTTTCGGCTGGACGACCACGGTTGCCGATTCCTTCTGCAACGCGGGCCTGCCGAAGATGTCACCGCCCTCGGCTGGGAACTTGACGACCATGATGTCTTCGATGCCGTGGCGGCACGCATCACCGCACACGGCGTTGCGTTGACCGAAGGTGGCGCTGAGGATGCCGTGCTGCGCGGCGTCGAGAGGCTGGCCAGGTTCCCAGGTCCCAATGGACTGATGCAGGAGATCTACACGCGCCCGCACGTCAGCCACACCGCGCCGGTGCTGCTGGCGAAAGAGGGTTTCGTCACCGGCGAAAGTGGACTTGGGCACGTGGCGATAGTAAGCAAGCACCCACACCAGATGCACGGCTACTACCGGACGGTGTTCGACGCACGTCTGTCGGACTATATCGACGAGACCATCAGCGGACTCAAGTTCAAGATCCGATTCCTGCGAGTCAACGAACGTCACCACAGCGTGGCCATCGCGTCGGTGAATCGGTTGCCCATCAAGCCCATTCGCACCCGAATCCAGCACGTCAACATCCAGGTGACCGCCCTCGACGACATGGTGGCGGCCTATCAACGGATGGCGGAGAACGGATTCGGGGTGGCCCTGTCGATCGGTCAACACACCAACGACAAGGAACTGTCGTTCTATGCGGTCACACCGTCGGGATTCGAATGGGAAGTGGGATGGAACCCCATCGTGATCGACGACGAAGATGCCTGGGAGCCAACAACGCACCAAGGCATCAGCATCTGGGGACACACCGCCCACGGCCAGACGATCTGCGACAAGCTCGCACAGTTCAAGATCGGTGCGCAGTCGTTGGTACAACGAGAAGACACTATCCCGGCCCTGTCCGAGGGAATCCCTGACTACTGA